A section of the Flavobacterium ardleyense genome encodes:
- a CDS encoding G-D-S-L family lipolytic protein, with translation MIKNFKWLLFVSLAFVACDNNDLEDDVVQLAPLTAGSADFSKYVAVGNSLTSGFSDNALFRSGQENSFPNILAKQFAEVGGGEFKIPYTNDNLGGLLFMGNVIQPTRLYFNGVGPVNVAGTPTNEVTQKLTGPFNNMGVPGAKIFHLVAPGYGNPAGVPTGQANPYFARFASSNTATILGDAMAQAPTFFSLWIGNNDVLSYATSGGSGTNQLGNTDPSTYGGNDITDPQVFGAIYSSLVNGLIGSGGAKGVVANIPYVTSIPFFRTVPFNAVPLPEANAAQLNAGYAQYNGGLQQALGLGAITAEEAARRKIVFKAGQNAVVMVDSYLTDLSAFGIPSYRQATKDDLIILTARTFIGTTVGGNPALINGVSVPLADNWVLSKEEVAEVKVAVDSYNAIIKSIATEKNLAFVDVNKTLSALFASGLNYGNYNLTATYVTGGAFSLDGVHPGARGYAYMANKFAEAINAQYGSTLRGVDIGQYSALYPQNLP, from the coding sequence ATGATAAAAAACTTTAAATGGCTACTATTTGTTTCTTTAGCATTTGTAGCGTGCGATAATAATGATCTTGAAGATGATGTGGTACAATTGGCACCGCTGACCGCTGGATCTGCCGACTTTTCTAAATATGTTGCGGTTGGAAATTCTCTAACTTCTGGTTTTAGTGACAACGCCTTATTTAGATCGGGCCAAGAAAATTCCTTTCCTAATATTTTAGCGAAGCAATTTGCAGAAGTTGGAGGAGGCGAATTTAAAATCCCCTATACTAATGACAATCTTGGCGGCTTGTTATTTATGGGCAATGTGATTCAGCCAACAAGATTGTATTTTAATGGTGTGGGACCAGTCAATGTTGCCGGCACTCCAACTAATGAAGTTACACAGAAATTAACGGGACCTTTTAATAATATGGGAGTTCCTGGAGCTAAGATATTCCACTTAGTTGCTCCTGGTTACGGCAATCCCGCGGGAGTTCCTACTGGGCAAGCAAATCCATATTTTGCTAGATTTGCCTCTTCAAATACTGCGACTATCTTAGGAGATGCTATGGCGCAAGCGCCAACATTCTTTTCTCTTTGGATTGGTAACAATGATGTGTTGAGTTATGCTACTTCTGGAGGTTCAGGGACCAATCAGTTAGGAAATACGGATCCATCAACTTATGGCGGCAATGACATTACAGATCCTCAAGTGTTTGGGGCTATTTATAGTTCTTTAGTAAATGGTCTTATTGGGTCGGGTGGAGCAAAAGGCGTCGTTGCCAATATTCCTTATGTGACTTCTATTCCATTTTTCAGGACTGTACCATTTAATGCCGTGCCATTACCAGAAGCTAATGCAGCACAATTAAATGCTGGTTACGCGCAGTACAACGGTGGTTTGCAGCAAGCTTTAGGTTTGGGAGCAATCACTGCCGAAGAAGCAGCAAGGAGAAAGATTGTATTTAAAGCAGGTCAAAATGCAGTGGTGATGGTAGATAGTTACCTAACAGATCTTAGTGCGTTTGGAATTCCTTCTTATAGACAAGCAACCAAAGACGATTTAATTATCCTGACTGCTCGTACCTTTATTGGAACTACAGTGGGTGGAAATCCAGCGCTTATCAACGGTGTATCGGTACCACTCGCAGACAATTGGGTCTTGTCAAAAGAAGAGGTTGCCGAAGTAAAAGTAGCAGTTGATTCGTATAATGCAATAATCAAGAGTATTGCTACAGAGAAAAATTTAGCTTTTGTGGATGTTAATAAAACTCTGTCAGCTTTGTTTGCCAGCGGATTAAACTACGGGAATTACAATTTGACTGCAACTTACGTAACTGGAGGCGCTTTCTCACTTGACGGAGTTCACCCGGGCGCGAGAGGATATGCTTATATGGCTAATAAATTTGCCGAAGCAATCAATGCGCAATATGGTTCAACCTTGAGAGGAGTTGACATAGGACAATATTCTGCCTTATATCCGCAGAATTTACCATAA